CAATATTATGACACAGCCTttttgggagggtggggaatggAAAGAGGGTATATGTGCAGTGTCAATGGgggaagaaagaattaaaatctcATCTCTCAAAGTGAAAAGTTGATAGAAAACACATAACTGGAAAAAATCAGGAAGTAGAGATACAGACCTGTCATTTAGAGACATGAAAGTCAATGCCCAAATAATCAGCTAGACGATGTGAAAGTGGTTGTCTCtgtggaagggaaagggagacagtgTGGATGCAGGAACTACTGTTGTTTATAACAGACCTGTTATGTGCAAGACTATTATACTTTAAAACACTGGGTTGAATGATACAAACTTGAATTATTGGTAGGTCAAAATGATCAAAATATCAGCAATTGTGTATGATTCATCCCATGCATGCATGTAAAGTCTCCAAAAAAATACTAGAAGGAGTTACTAGGTTTGCTTGTTTATggatttttccagctttttttgaAACATAATAGATATacaacattgtataagtttaagatgtacagcaTGTTGATTGATGCAATTATGTTTTGCACAATAACTTTCATCTTAGTGTTTGCTAATACCTCCATCAAATCACATAATGACCAtgtcttttttgtggtgagaatatATAAGATACACTCTCCTAGTAAcgtttaagtatataatataacatTATTAGCTATAATTCTCATTCTGCACATTAgctccccagaacttattcatcttgggTGAACTGTATGTTGGATGTTAATTGGATGTTTGTAActtttgaccaatatctccccattCTCCCCACTCTGGTTACTACCACTTTACTTTCtctatgaggttttttttgttttgttttgttttttttaggttccacGTATAAGTgctatcatacagtatttgtctttgacatatttcacttagcataatgacttACGTTGCATCTATgctgatgcaaatggcaagacttctgTCTTTCTCgtggctgaaaaatattcacacacacacacacacacacacacacacacacacaccattcattggttgatggacatttaggttgttttcatatgttggctattgtggagagtgctacaatgaacatggggagGCAAGTAGCTTTTCATAATcctgtattcatttcctttggatatacaaccagaagtgggattgctggattataaggtatttacatttttaattttttgaggaattcccACATAGttttccatatggaaaaaaaattctacatttagATTTctacagtgtacaagggttcccttttctccacatcttcaccaacatgtagctcttgtctttttgaggattgccattttaacaggtgtgagctGGGTTTCACATATGTCTGAGGATTAGTgagttgagcaacttttcatgtacctgttggccatttgtatgtcttctttggaaaaatgtctgtttacttCCTCTGCCCATTGTCAAAACTTTTAAGGtgtattttagtttaattttgttttgtttttgctattgaattgtataagttctttatgtattttggatgctaactcCTGATCAGGTGATTTGAAGATATTGtatcccattccataggttgccttttcattttgttgatcatcTCTTTTGCCACCCAGAAGCTTTATAATTTGGTGTAGtcccatttattaatttttgctttagttgattgtgcttttggtattgcATCAAAAAAAACAGTTGCtgagaccaatgtcaaggagattttcccctaagtttccctccaggagttttatggtttcagttcttatgtttaaatatttaatccattctgaattaatttttgtgagtggtgtaaggtAAGGTTCCAATTGCATTCTTCTGTATGTGGTTTTCCAatttcccaccaccatttattgaggagacttTCCTTTCCCCGTTGCGTATTTGGCTTCTTTGTCAAATATTGGTTGACCATACATGTTGGGTTTATCTTGGGGCTCTTTATTCCATTTAATTGGTCTGTTTGTCTATTTCTATATCACAACCATACTGCtgtgatcactacagctttgtagtatagtttgaaatcagtaaGTGTGTCgcttctagttttgttctttctcagtatTGCTTCGTCTAaatggggtcttttgtggtttcatacaaattttaggactgtttctttctatttctgattCTAATTCTCTAATGACACTTTGATAAgagttgcattgaatctgtagatgacTTTGGAGAGTatggacattgtaacaatattaattcttctgatccatgaacatgagatatcTTTCCtattgtttgtgtcttcttcagtatttaaaaaaatttttttaacgtttatttattattgagagagagacacacagagcatcagcaggggaggggcagagagagggggagacagaatccaaagtaggctccaggctctgagctgtcagcacagagcccgacacagtgttcgaactcacaaaccgtgagatcacgacctgagccaaagtcggtcgctcaaccaactgagccacccaggcgccctttcttcaatattttttttttcataaaaatcttGCAGTTTTTACTGAACATATCTTTAATCGCCTTGCTTAAATTTATTCGtaagtattttattggttttgctGTTAAtgtgaatgggattgttttctttatttctttatcagtTGTTTTGTTGTcagtatgtagaaatgcaactatttctgtatgttaatcttgtatcctgcaaactttactaaatttgttcattcagttttttggtggagtctttaggattttctttaaataagacCGTATCATCtgtaaacaaagacaattttacttctctctttccaatttggatgcctttttttttttcctgccttgtttCTTTGGCttggacttccagtagtatgttgaacaagagtggtgagaatgggcacccttatcttgttcctgattctACAGGAAAATCTTTAAagctttcaccattgagtatgatgttggcagTGGCTTTGTCGTATATGGTCATTATAGTGTTGAGATATGTCCCTTCTACTCccatttttggggtgtttttatcatgaaagaatggtatttgccaaatgctttttctgcacctacagaaataacaattttatttttattctttcacctatgaatgtggtgtatcacattaattTATTTGCATGTGTTGAGCTACCTTTTCATCCCACAACTTATATCTTGTTGTATTGTGTATCCACCAACATGTTCTTATAGCTAAAGCTATTTTCAATACTTTTGTCATTTAGCCTGTATAGTGAAGTAGTTAACAAACTACCATATTATAGTATCAGAACATTCTGAATCTGACTGTATGCTTGCCTTTACCAGTgtgttgtatattttcatatgttttcacatTACTAATTagtatcttttcatttcaacTGGGAGAACTCCTCATAGCGTTTCTTGTAAGGCATGTTTAAAGGTGATgaattccctcagcttttgtttattagGGGAAGTTTTTATctcaccttcatttctgaaggacatcTTTGCTGGGCAAAGTACTTTTGGTTGGCAGTTTCTTTCaggactttgaatatatcatcctatTCTCTCCTGACCTGTAAGGTCTCTCTAAGAAATTTACTGATAGCATTATATAGGTTTCCttgtatgagattttttttttctcttgatgctttcattatttatttatttatttttatttgggagagagaggcagagggagagagagagagaattcaagcaagctccacacccagtgcagagcttgacatggggctcaatcccatgaccctgggatcatgacctgagccgaagtcaagagttggatgcctaactgattgagctacccggacatctctctcttgctgctttaaaaattgtccctttgtctttgattttagacAACTTTTTGACAATGTATCGTGGAGTAGATCTTTTTGGCTTGAGGTTTTGTGATGAGCTATTAGTTTCATAAACTTGGGTGTCCAAATCTTTCCCCAGGTTTGAGAAAgcctcagccattatttctttacacAAACTTTCTATCCATTTCTCCCAAAGAGATGCtaggtttaaaaaatacaataaaaccttggtttttgAGCATAGTTAATTCTGGAAacgtgcttgtaatccaaagcacttgtatatcaaagtgaatttccccataagacgATTCGTTCCAgaatccaaaaatattcatacaaaaatgattacaatactgtaatgtaatacaaaataatacagaaaatacaaactataaaaaataacttaacctgcacttacctttgaaaatcttcGTGGTTGGTGTGAAGGGGACAacagagaggagggttattgtgtaggacgactttcaccatcactaacagaatcactgctatccattgactcaatggaatctttttctttttgtgcaacttcAGCGAGGAATCTATCCAATGACACTtactcttgcctcctttttgAGGATTTCGTGGAAATGTGACACTGCATTGTCACGAAACAGATTCATTGCACACATTGCTACAGTTTTATTGAGGTGGTGCTTAATGGACGTGGAGCTGGCCGATCGTACCTTGTCTGTGGCAGTGACTCCCGTGCAGGCGGTGGTCTTGCTCTCCTTCCAGGACCAAGCCAGCTGGACCCTGGAGGAGCTGAGCAAGGTGGTGAAGATGCCCGTGGCCCTGCTGCGGCGGCGCATGTCCATGTGGCTAGAGCAGGGAGTGCTGCGGGAGGAGCCTGCCGGGACCTTCTCTGTGGTGGAGGAGGAGCGGCCCCAGGACCGGGACAGCATGGTGCTCCTTGACAGCGACGACGAGAGCGACTCCGGCATGGCCTCCCAGGCCagccagaaggaggaggagctgctGCTTTTCTGGACGTACATCCAGGCCATGCTGACCAACCTGGAGAGCCTGTCGCTGGAGCATATCTACAGCATGCTGTGCACGTTCGTGGTCACCGGCCACCGGTCACTGTTCCCACATTTGACTCATCTCCCTAATCTcttttgaagtgagggattcctcaccttttcttcctcctctgcagagAGATGCAGACCTAGACTTCTTACATCTTGCAATTTTGGCCACTCGTATACCTCGTTTGTACCTC
The sequence above is a segment of the Leopardus geoffroyi isolate Oge1 chromosome E2, O.geoffroyi_Oge1_pat1.0, whole genome shotgun sequence genome. Coding sequences within it:
- the LOC123577822 gene encoding anaphase-promoting complex subunit 2-like, producing the protein MDVELADRTLSVAVTPVQAVVLLSFQDQASWTLEELSKVVKMPVALLRRRMSMWLEQGVLREEPAGTFSVVEEERPQDRDSMVLLDSDDESDSGMASQASQKEEELLLFWTYIQAMLTNLESLSLEHIYSMLCTFVVTGHRSLFPHLTHLPNLF